Genomic window (Streptomyces yatensis):
GAGAGAGCGGTCAGGGCACGCAGATACAGCGGTAGCCGGGCGACGGTGGCCTCGGGGATCCCTCGGCTGCGGGTCGCCGGTCGGTGAGTTCGGCCAGTTGCCACGGTGCTCCTGCGGGTAGAGCGAGGCTGTGGGCGGCCGGGTGTTTCATGACCGCCCCATCGACAGCAGGCTATGTCTTTGTGAACGCGTGCACAAAGATGGTGTCCGCTTTGTCCGAGCAAAGTGACCGGTGTCACGCGCCTTTTCGCGCCAGCCGCGGAACCACCACCTGCGTCACACCGTTCCCGGCAGGCACGCTCGTACCGCTGGGCCGCCGACCGGAGCACAGGCCCTCACTCCTCACCTTTTTACCCCCGGACAGCAACAAAACGCCCACGATCGTAATCGACCGAGAGCCCACTTCCGAACTCGTGGAAGCGGGCCCGCCCGGCGCGGGCAGGCAGAATGAAGGGCATGAGTCCGTTGCTGCGCCGCACCCCGCGGAAGAAGCCCTCCGAGCGCACGGTCACGCTGATCGGCAAGCCCGACTGCCATCTGTGCGAGGACGCCGAGGCCGTGGTCGAAGAGGTCTGCGGCGCGCTGGGCACTCCCTGGGAGAAGAAGGACATCACCCAGGACGAGGAGCTGTACCGCGCCTACTGGGAGCAGATCCCGGTGGTGCTCATCGACGGCGAACAGCATGACTTCTGGCGGGTGAATCCCCAGCGGCTGCGCGCCGCGCTCGGCGGCTGATCCCGCCCCCGCGAGGCGGCTGATTCCGGCCCCCTGCGCGGCCTCCCTTTCGCGTAACCTGAATCGGCCCGACACCCGGGCGTAACGGGATGCGCCGGAGCGCTGGCTATGCTCGCTCCATGGCCGCACTGGGATGGTTCACCCGACGTCGACGACCCGCCACCGAGCGGAGTGTCCTCGCCGGAGAGGCATCGGCCGAGGCGGCGCGCAAGTCGTCGGCCGAGACCCCCGCACCGCAGCCCCCCGCCGAACCGGAGTTCCCCGTCGTCGGCGACGAGCGGGCCGCCGCCTTCTTCGACCTGGACAACACGGTCATGCAGGGCGCCGCGATCTTCCACTTCGGCCGCGGCCTCTACAAGCGGCACTTCTTCCGCAAGCGCGAACTCGCCCGCTTCGCGTGGCAGCAGACCTGGTTCCGGGTGGCCGGCGTCGAGGACCCGGCGCATATGGAGGACGTGCGCAGCAGCGCCCTGTCCATCGTCAAGGGCCACCGGGTCTCCGAGCTGATGTCGATCGGCGAGGAGATCTACGACGAGTACATGGCCGACCGCATCTGGCCCGGCACCCGCGCCCTCGCCCAGGCGCATCTGGACGCCGGGCAGCGGGTCTGGCTGGTGACCGCCGCGCCGGTCGAGACCGCGACGATCATCGCCCGGCGGCTCGGCCTGACCGGGGCGCTGGGCACGGTGGCCGAGTCGGTGGGCGGCGTCTACACCGGCCGGCTGGTCGGCGAGCCGCTGCACGGCCCGGCCAAGGCGGAGGCCGTACGGGCGCTGGCGACGGCCGAGGGGCTGGACCTCTCCCGCTGCGCGGCCTACAGCGACTCCGCGAACGACATCCCGATGCTGTCGATCGTGGGCCATCCGTACGCGGTGAACCCGGACACCCGGCTGCGCAAGCACGCCCGTGAGCACAGCTGGCGGCTGCGCGACTACCGCACCGGCCGCAAGGCGGCCAAGATCGGCATTCCGGCGGCGGCCGGGGTGGGCGCGGTGGCGGGCGGCACGGCGGCCGCCGTGGCCCTGCACCGCCGACGCCGCTGACGGCAGGCACGACGGGGAGCACGGACCGCACGCACGACTGAGACCACCGGCGTCGCCGACCGCGGGCGGCCAGGAGCTCACTCCACCCCCCTGACCTCCCGCTGAGCCCCTTCCGGCGCGCCTCCCTCGGGCCCCGCTGACCGCTCGCGCACGACCGTGACCGAGGACGGTCAAGGCTGACCGCCGATCGCGCTCCGTGACGATGCGCCCCTCGATACGCAGCGTCACCAACCGAACGCGCCCGCCCAGTTTCGGTCATTCCGCGCGTCTTACCCCACAGCGCTCCCGCCAGTCCCCTTACCGCCGCTTTGTCACAACACGCCACGCAATCGCACAACCCACGAACGATTCCGATCAATTAGCGCTACACGTTCGATACTTGATGGGTCATCAATCCATAACAGAGCGAACGGAAACGATGATTTGAACAACTGGGTGTAGTGCCGCCTGTACGAAGCGTTATTCTCCTTAGACGCAAACCGGTACCCACACGTCCCTACGGCGGGTGACGGTCCCGTACTGCTCGTGATGGAAGCTCTGCCTCTGGGAGTCTCGTGTACCCACACGTCGGGGTTGACGCCTCGGGCCTGGCTACGCTGCGCGCAACGGTCCTTGACTGTCTGCGCGGCTTCGTCCCCACCGCGTATGCCGTCCCCGCCCTCGCCACCCCCCTGCCCGTCAGCCCAGCCGTCGGCACGGTCAATCGCCCCGGCCAGGCCGGTCCGTGCTACGCACTGGCGGACGGCGGCGCCGCGGTCAGCAGACGCTCCCGCGGCTCCACCACCCCCACCGCCCGGCGCCCCGGCGCCGACAGCGACAGCCGCCGCATGATGGACCTCGTCGAGCGCGCCCAGTCCGGAGAGGCCGAGGCGTTCGGCAGGCTCTACGACCAGTACGCCGACACGGTCTACCGCTACATCTACTACCGCGTGGGCGGCAAGGCCACGGCCGAGGACCTCACCAGCGAGACGTTCCTGCGCGCCCTGCGCCGCATCGGCACCTTCACCTGGCAGGGCCGCGACTTCGGCGCCTGGCTGGTGACCATCGCGCGCAACCTCGTCGCCGACCACTTCAAGTCCAGCCGCTTCCGGCTGGAGGTCACCACCGGCGAGATGCTCGACGCCAACGAGGTCGAGCGCAGCCCCGAGGACTCCGTCCTCGAATCGCTGTCCAACGCGGCCCTGCTGCAGGCGGTGCGAAAACTCAACCCGCAGCAGCAGGAGTGCGTGACGCTCCGCTTCCTCCAGGGCCTCTCGGTCGCCGAGACCGCCCGGGTCATGGGGAAGAACGAGGGCGCGATCAAAACCCTTCAGTACCGGGCCGTGCGCACCCTGGCCCGGCTTCTTCCGGACGACGCCCGCTGACCACCCGTAGCCGTCCGGCCACGGACCGTCCGCCTTTGGGCAGGGCGTAACCCGGGCGCTGCGCCGCTCGTTGTGGGGGATGCAGGCGCCTCGTGGTCGTACCCTGCCCGTAGTCCACTCACTCGATCGGGTGGACGCGCGCATGGCACGGAACCCTCGGGTGTCCTG
Coding sequences:
- a CDS encoding HAD family hydrolase, translating into MAALGWFTRRRRPATERSVLAGEASAEAARKSSAETPAPQPPAEPEFPVVGDERAAAFFDLDNTVMQGAAIFHFGRGLYKRHFFRKRELARFAWQQTWFRVAGVEDPAHMEDVRSSALSIVKGHRVSELMSIGEEIYDEYMADRIWPGTRALAQAHLDAGQRVWLVTAAPVETATIIARRLGLTGALGTVAESVGGVYTGRLVGEPLHGPAKAEAVRALATAEGLDLSRCAAYSDSANDIPMLSIVGHPYAVNPDTRLRKHAREHSWRLRDYRTGRKAAKIGIPAAAGVGAVAGGTAAAVALHRRRR
- a CDS encoding glutaredoxin family protein, coding for MSPLLRRTPRKKPSERTVTLIGKPDCHLCEDAEAVVEEVCGALGTPWEKKDITQDEELYRAYWEQIPVVLIDGEQHDFWRVNPQRLRAALGG
- a CDS encoding ECF subfamily RNA polymerase sigma factor, BldN family produces the protein MYPHVGVDASGLATLRATVLDCLRGFVPTAYAVPALATPLPVSPAVGTVNRPGQAGPCYALADGGAAVSRRSRGSTTPTARRPGADSDSRRMMDLVERAQSGEAEAFGRLYDQYADTVYRYIYYRVGGKATAEDLTSETFLRALRRIGTFTWQGRDFGAWLVTIARNLVADHFKSSRFRLEVTTGEMLDANEVERSPEDSVLESLSNAALLQAVRKLNPQQQECVTLRFLQGLSVAETARVMGKNEGAIKTLQYRAVRTLARLLPDDAR